One Archangium violaceum genomic window, GACGCCGTGAAATCTCGTGAGGTTTGTCCGAGGCGGAGGCACCAGGGACGCCACATGTCGTAACAGTTCCAGCCCAGTGAAGAGCAGTTGCTTGCAGGAAGGGCACGGAGCGCCTCGACGCTCCGTGCGCACCACGAGGACGGTTTGCGTGGAGCCGCTCCGCACCACCCGCTCCACCCGACAACCAGGAATCGAATACGACTCTTTCATCCCCAGTCGTACTCGCCCCACCTGCCTGCCGCCGTCCTTGCCTGCTTCCTCGCTCGCGAGTCACACAAAGTGCGGGAGAGCCCCTCTCCTTCTTCGGCTCCTTCCTGGCCGCCGCCTCAAGCGCCACGCTCGTCTCCCCCGCTCCTGCTGCTTGGGGGAGCGCTAGCTCTGTATTTGTTGCCTTCTCAGCCACAGCCAACATCTGAAGTGTGACCATCCTGGCAACACCCCCCACCGGTGCTCGAGCGCCGCCATCAGCAGCGTGTAGAGGCAGGCCACGAAGAGGACGCCGTGGGCCACGCCCACCGCGCCATCATGAGAGCGCTATTACCAGCGCATCGGGAGCATCGCCGCTCTTGCGTTACCCCCGCATTGACCGTCGAGCGGCGGTTGTGATCTGGCCCATTCCCGACGTGAGAGGCAGAGCACAGTGCTCGCCCACAGCCTCGGCGCGAAGGACGGCACCATCCGCTTGGTGGCCTCGACCGAGGCGCCGAGCCCCGCGTACAACGTGCGCGGGGGTGATCCCTACTACTTCGCCGGGTACCGCTGCTCGGTGGGCTTCTCGGTCAACGGCGGCTTCGTCTCCGCGGGCCACTGTGGCGAGCCGGGCACCACCACCACGAACCAGCAGGGTGTTTCCCAGGGCGTCATCCAGGCGAGGAGCTTCCCCACCAACGACTACGGGTGGGTGGCCACCAATTTCATGTGGACGCCGCA contains:
- a CDS encoding transposase, encoding MKESYSIPGCRVERVVRSGSTQTVLVVRTERRGAPCPSCKQLLFTGLELLRHVASLVPPPRTNLTRFHGVFAPGAKR